The Salvelinus alpinus chromosome 21, SLU_Salpinus.1, whole genome shotgun sequence genome has a segment encoding these proteins:
- the flot2b gene encoding flotillin-2b yields MGSCLTVGPNEAVVVSGACCGSDEKTYMVGGWAWAWWLITDIQRITLEIMTLQPKCEDVETAEGVAITVTGVAQIKVMTDHDLLAIACEQFLGKSVPEIKGVVLQTLEGHLRSILGTLTVEQIYQDRDKFAQLVREVAAPDVGRMGIEILSFTIKDVYDKLDYLSSLGKTQTAAVQRDADIGVAEAERDAGIREAECKKEMMDVKFLADTKMADSKRELELQKAAFNQEVNTKKAEAQLAYELQAAKEQQKIRREEIEIEVVQRKKQITIEEKEIVRTEMELIAMVKRPAEAEAYKMQQLAEGQKMKKVLTAQAEAEKIRRIGEAEACSIEAIGKAEAEKMRLKAEAYQQYGEAAKTALVLEALPKIAAKVAAPLARTNEIVILSGEGNRVTGEVNRLLAELPVSVNALTGIDLSKIPLLQKMTYAQA; encoded by the exons GATTACACTGGAGATTATgacactccaacctaagtgtgagGATGTTGAGACTGCTGAAGGGGTCGCCATCACTGTCACTGGGGTGGCACAG ATCAAAGTGATGACAGATCATGATCTTTTGGCAATTGCTTGCGAGCAGTTTTTGGGCAAATCCGTCCCCGAAATTAAAGGAGTGGTTTTGCAAACCTTGGAGGGACATTTACGCTCAATTCTAG GCACACTGACAGTGGAGCAAATCTACCAGGACAGGGACAAGTTTGCCCAGCTGGTGAGGGAGGTGGCAGCTCCCGACGTGGGCAGGATGGGCATCGAGATCCTCAGCTTCACTATCAAG gatgTCTATGATAAACTGGACTACCTGAGCTCCCTGGGGAAAACTCAGACAGCAGCAGTTCAGAGGGATGCAGACATCGGTGTGGCAGAGGCAGAAAGGGATGCTGGGATAAGA GAAGCGGAGTGCAAGAAGGAGATGATGGATGTCAAGTTCCTGGCCGACACCAAGATGGCCGACTCCAAACGAGAACTTGAACTGCAGAAGGCTGCTTTCAACCAAGAAGTCAACACCAAG AAAGCGGAAGCTCAGCTGGCCTATGAGCTGCAGGCAGCTAAAGAACAGCAGAAGATCAGGCGGGAGGAGATAGAGATTGAGGTGGTTCAGAGGAAGAAGCAGATCACCATTGAGGAGAAGGAGATTGTCCGCACAGAGATGGAGCTCATCGCCATGGTGAAGAGGCCTGCCGAGGCAGAGGCATACAAGATGCAGCAGCTGGCTGAGGGACAGAA GATGAAGAAGGTTCTGACGGCCCAGGCGGAGGCAGAGAAGATCCGGAGGATAGGCGAGGCAGAGGCCTGCTCCATAGAGGCTATAGGGAAGGCTGAGGCTGAGAAGATGAGGCTGAAGGCTGAGGCCTACCAGCAGTATGGAGAGGCAGCCAAGACTGCTCTGGTCCTGGAGGCCCTTCCCAAG ATTGCAGCCAAGGTGGCGGCACCGCTGGCCAGGACCAATGAGATAGTCATCCTGAGCGGGGAGGGCAACCGTGTGACTGGGGAAGTGAATCGCCTCCTGGCTGAACTTCCAGTGTCCGTCAACGCCCTCACTGGAATTGACCTATCAAAG ATCCCACTACTGCAGAAGATGACCTATGCTCAGGCCTGA